From a single Brassica rapa cultivar Chiifu-401-42 chromosome A01, CAAS_Brap_v3.01, whole genome shotgun sequence genomic region:
- the LOC103870749 gene encoding protein SRC2 homolog — protein sequence MSPPELQRGKENNPSFELKIISANDVSHINEAYKMDVYAVVSITGGTTQQKKQSAKTPIDFYGCSNPTWNHTVKFSIDEEAVQFTLTVKLFSYWLEDENDLYLGQVTISVQELLASNPVQPLTNGKNDKLKLVTYPVKVMDGSKGTLSFSYRFNPVAPLDDMSPSAPDYSLWFGQPVHPTPDPASSGHPVYLNTYPVRLGQPVYLNTDPASSGQPVNLNPDPASLGQPVMFSPQFQTTMPKLKLMLVIKSAKDIKSVSIGNDMNVYASVMIRDGKARTKDTVNTPITYCTYRNPRWDHEVEFCLDEKLVQEGRLTLVVKIIGVRALLGDKGVGVVVVSIQELYGLNPPSPLPYNGDDGDGMSLMTRDVTVSSGRKGTLSFTYKFLAEQAPQPCFMYPIQGTSGYTVQPGANAVPSNGQLPIYMPPQYHQSQPQPQPLHKPLVHTQSQTQPHQSQGYQQYSPMQPHKPQSQNQPLHHPQMHTQSHELTYQQYCPSQQQVQPQPLPYQLPQTQPEPQTQGEKPARNPQGGSTEALGLGAAFVGRVIGGALVGEMMSDEVTM from the coding sequence ATGTCTCCACCGGAGTTGCAAAGAGGCAAAGAGAATAATCCATCGTTCGAGCTCAAAATCATATCAGCCAATGATGTCAGCCATATAAATGAAGCATACAAGATGGACGTGTACGCCGTCGTTTCAATCACCGGCGGCACTACTCAACAGAAGAAACAATCAGCCAAGACACCCATCGACTTTTACGGATGCTCCAATCCGACGTGGAACCACACCGTCAAGTTCTCCATCGACGAGGAAGCAGTCCAGTTTACCCTCACGGTCAAGTTATTTAGCTACTGGCTAGAAGATGAAAATGACCTTTATTTGGGACAAGTTACCATTTCGGTTCAGGAGCTTCTTGCCTCAAATCCGGTTCAACCGTTAACTAACGGTAAGAATGATAAACTCAAGTTAGTGACTTACCCTGTAAAAGTCATGGATGGTTCCAAAGGAACGTTAAGCTTCTCGTACCGGTTTAACCCGGTAGCACCACTTGATGATATGTCCCCATCGGCCCCGGACTACTCGCTTTGGTTTGGTCAACCCGTTCACCCAACTCCGGATCCAGCAAGTTCAGGTCATCCTGTTTACCTAAACACATATCCAGTGAGGTTAGGTCAGCCCGTTTACCTAAATACGGATCCAGCAAGTTCAGGTCAGCCCGTTAACCTAAATCCGGATCCAGCCAGTTTAGGTCAGCCTGTCATGTTTTCCCCTCAATTTCAAACCACTATGCCGAAACTGAAACTTATGCTTGTGATCAAATCCGCTAAAGACATAAAAAGTGTCAGCATAGGTAACGACATGAACGTTTACGCTTCGGTTATGATCCGTGACGGTAAAGCAAGAACTAAAGATACAGTCAATACCCCTATCACCTATTGCACCTATAGAAACCCGAGATGGGACCACGAAGTTGAGTTTTGTCTCGACGAGAAGCTAGTTCAAGAGGGTCGTTTGACACTCGTTGTGAAAATAATTGGCGTGCGAGCGTTACTTGGGGATAAAGGCGTTGGTGTGGTCGTAGTCTCCATCCAGGAGCTTTATGGATTAAACCCACCGTCTCCTCTGCCATATAACGGTGATGATGGTGACGGTATGAGTTTGATGACCCGGGATGTGACGGTTTCTTCAGGGAGAAAAGGAACACTGAGCTTCACATATAAGTTTCTTGCGGAGCAAGCTCCCCAACCGTGTTTTATGTATCCTATTCAAGGAACCTCGGGTTACACAGTTCAACCCGGAGCAAATGCTGTCCCGAGCAACGGTCAATTACCAATTTATATGCCACCACAATATCACCAGTCACAGCCTCAACCTCAGCCGCTCCACAAGCCACTAGTGCATACACAATCACAAACACAACCACATCAGTCACAAGGATACCAACAATATTCACCAATGCAGCCACATAAGCCGCAATCTCAAAACCAACCACTCCACCACCCACAAATGCATACACAATCACACGAACTTACATACCAGCAATACTGTCCATCACAACAGCAAGTGCAGCCGCAACCACTGCCATACCAGCTTCCACAAACACAACCAGAGCCACAAACACAAGGCGAAAAACCGGCAAGGAACCCACAAGGAGGGAGTACTGAGGCGCTAGGACTAGGGGCTGCGTTTGTGGGAAGAGTAATCGGTGGGGCTTTAGTGGGTGAAATGATGTCCGATGAAGTAACCATGTAA